The following coding sequences are from one Clostridioides difficile ATCC 9689 = DSM 1296 window:
- a CDS encoding MalY/PatB family protein yields the protein MYNFDDKPDRVSEKCRKWDLNIIRDKFGDIREDFVPMWIADMDFKIPTEIENKFIEAVRRGVFGYTYCYDEFYDSVIGWQKNMHEVNVEKEWITLTYGTVSTLHYVVQAFCKKGDSIILNTPVYDPFESSAKKQGVNVICNTLDVVNDRYYINFDKLEVQIKENKPKLMMFCTPHNPSGRIWTIEEMTRVATICKENNVILVADEVHAEHIHYGKFNSILKIGKELLENVILLTSPNKGFNLGGLKTSYSIVINKDIRDKFRNKLKQNSITSPNVFGIIGLITAYNECHEWLSGVNEYIKSNYELLETWVNKYNKIKLMKMESSYLAWMDISGLGISASEFTDKLAIDTGVLLEDGSHFVKDGEKYVRINLGTQKENVIEALNRMDLFLKSL from the coding sequence ATGTATAATTTTGATGATAAACCAGATAGAGTAAGTGAAAAGTGTAGAAAATGGGATTTAAATATTATAAGAGATAAATTTGGAGATATTAGAGAAGATTTTGTACCAATGTGGATTGCTGATATGGATTTTAAAATACCAACAGAAATAGAAAACAAATTTATTGAAGCTGTAAGAAGAGGTGTATTTGGATATACATACTGTTATGATGAATTTTATGATTCAGTTATTGGTTGGCAAAAAAATATGCATGAGGTAAATGTAGAAAAAGAATGGATTACATTAACTTATGGAACTGTATCAACACTTCATTATGTAGTACAAGCTTTTTGTAAGAAAGGTGATAGTATAATATTAAACACACCAGTTTATGACCCCTTTGAATCATCAGCAAAAAAACAGGGTGTAAATGTAATTTGTAATACACTAGATGTTGTAAATGATAGATATTATATAAATTTTGATAAATTAGAAGTTCAAATTAAAGAAAATAAGCCTAAATTAATGATGTTTTGTACACCACATAATCCATCCGGAAGGATATGGACAATTGAAGAAATGACAAGAGTAGCAACTATATGTAAAGAAAATAATGTTATTTTGGTTGCAGATGAAGTACATGCAGAGCATATTCATTATGGTAAATTTAATTCAATACTTAAGATTGGAAAAGAGCTTTTAGAAAATGTTATTCTACTGACATCACCAAATAAAGGATTTAATCTTGGTGGATTAAAGACTTCTTATTCAATAGTTATAAATAAGGATATAAGGGACAAATTTAGAAATAAATTAAAGCAAAATTCTATAACTTCTCCAAATGTGTTTGGAATAATAGGATTGATAACCGCTTATAATGAATGTCATGAGTGGTTAAGTGGTGTAAATGAATATATAAAATCAAATTATGAACTTTTAGAAACTTGGGTAAATAAATATAATAAGATAAAATTGATGAAAATGGAATCATCTTACTTAGCTTGGATGGATATAAGTGGATTAGGTATTAGTGCAAGTGAGTTTACAGATAAATTGGCTATAGATACAGGAGTATTATTAGAAGATGGAAGTCATTTTGTAAAAGATGGTGAGAAGTATGTTAGAATAAATTTAGGAACTCAAAAGGAAAATGTAATTGAAGCCTTAAATAGAATGGATTTATTTTTAAAGTCTTTATAA